GTGCGGATGCCTTCCGCGTCCTCGTCGCTGATGGTGATGCCGAACTTGTCCTCCAGCCCCATGATCAGCTCCACCGTCTCCAGGCTGTCGGCCCCCAGGTCCTCCACGAAGCGGGCCTCGGGCGTCACCTTGTCCCCGTGCACGCCGAGTTTCTCGACGATCACGTCCTTCACGTCCTCAAATGTTGCCACAGTTGAATACCTCCTTGGTCTGAAGTCTGCGCCAGTCTACACGCGGGGCGCGGAAACGCCGAAAAGGCTGGACGGGGTTCAAAGCCGGGAAGGCAGCAGAAACCCCCCGGTTTCCCAGGGGGCGTCCGGCGCGGGGGCGGGATGACGGGGCGAGAGGGCTTACTTCAGGGCTTGAATCAGGTGCGTGATGGCGGTGATCAAACCTGCCGTGGCCGTGAGGATCGCCATGACCTCAGCCACCGTCGGCGGTCTTTTCTTCCGCTTCTCGCGCGTGGTAGGATGCCTGCGGTTAGGCATAGCACCCACCCCCTTTCCGCGCCCGGAGCCGCACACTCCGGGCGCTTACGCATTTGGAGTGGCCCCTCTCGGTTTGTTCCCCTGTCATGAACCCCGTCCGTGCTGGACTAGGGGAGTATACGGGTTGTGGCGCAGGAATGAGGCGAAGTCGCGGCTCAGCCGTCCGTCGTTTCGACGTGATGTTCACAGCCGTCGTGCTCGAAGACGGCCCGGCGATCCATCGCCGACAGCGCGTTCGTACAAACGCCCAGTCCAAAGCGAACTTGCCCGTCAACTCAACGTAATAGATGCAGCTCCAGCATTGCGGGTGAGGTTCATCTACCTCAGTGGCAGGGCCGTACTGATAACCTCTAACCTCGGCTGATCCAACGCTGGTGAGTTTCCCTCAGATGGGCAGAGTTCCAAGCCAAACGGTGTCGCTTCTCAGCCATACCGTCAGTGCGGGTACAGCCCACCGTCCACCCCGATCACCTGCCCGGTAATGTATGCGGCGGCGTCCGAGGCGAGGAAGGCGACGAGCGCGGCGACCTCCTCGGGCCTCCCGAAGCGGCCCAGGGGGA
Above is a genomic segment from Deinococcus sp. YIM 134068 containing:
- the acpP gene encoding acyl carrier protein translates to MATFEDVKDVIVEKLGVHGDKVTPEARFVEDLGADSLETVELIMGLEDKFGITISDEDAEGIRTVQAAVDYIGSKQ